A stretch of DNA from Candidatus Nomurabacteria bacterium:
AAAAGCCGAATGTTTTATATCATGCTTCATCTAATAAGGACATTGAAGTCTTTGAGCCTCGTGCTAATGGGGTAAGAGACATGAGTGAGGGGCCTGTTGTCTTTGCTACGCCAGATAAGGCATTCGCCTCCATATTCTTGGTTAAAACAAATGGTAAATGGGCGAAGATTAGCAGATGGACAAGCAATGGAGTTACCACACCCTGGCATTTAATCGTTAAGGGTAAAAGAAAATTCAAAAGAAGAGACCATGGTGGGGCAATCTATCACTTACCTTCAGAATCATTTACGTTTGATCCTGATAAGGGAGTAGGAGGGAGTGAGTGGACTAGTAGAAGTGAAATTAGGCCTAGTGGTAAGGATTTGTATGACTCTGGCTTTAGGGCAATGATTGATTACGGTGTTGAAGTTTATTTTGTTGGCAGGCTTACCTTTAGAAAGATAAAAAGATCTGAAGATCATGGATATGAGATTGTATCTAAGCTTAAGAAGGAGCAATAGAGATATGCAAATTGATAAGAATAGACTACTAAAACTTAGTATTGATGCTTTTGATGAAGATGATGAAAGAATTGGTTGGCGACTATTGGCTGAGGACTTAGGTAAAGATCGTGAGGCAGCAGAGCTAATCGAAGAATATATGGAGGTAAATGGGGTTTCGGATAGATGGCTCTGGTTCCACGCAGGACAGTGCTGGGCTTATCTCCAAGATAGTACGAGTCAGAAGCGGGCAGTATATTGTTTTAAGAAATCAATTGAGCCACCATACGATGGTGATAGTTATTGGTATAGAAAAGCTACTATTGAGTATTTAGGTAATAATATAAGCTCATTAAGAGATTGTCTTGTTAAGCTTAATGAGGTTGATGATGTAGACAATCTGATAAGAATAGTTAAGCTTATGATTCATCAGCTGGAGGAGGAAGGTCGACCTAATTATCGGAAGATGTATGAGTCTCTTTAGTCGGCTCGTGCTTGTTGCCGGAGTGGAATTTTTTGTGGACTGATTTTAGGTGGGGGTCTGTGATGTGAGTGTAGACTTGAGTTGTAGCGATGTTGCTGTGACCAAGTAAGCTTTGAACACTTCTTAAATCTGCTCCATTCATGAGCAAACTGGTAGCAAAACTGTGCCTTAAGGTATGTGGGGTAACCTTTTTGGTAATTCCTGCAGAGAGTGCGTATTTTTGGATCATGCGCTGAATTGAGCGGGGAGTTAATCTTAATAAATCTCCGGAGGTGTCGACTTTTTTGATCCCTGAAAGTCTAGTAAAGAGAGGTGGGCTGTTGTCGGTTCTGGTTGCTAAATATTCTTCTACAGTTTGTTTGGCGGAATCTGTTACAAAAACTGGTCTATCTTTTTGCCTTTTTCCGCGGACGGTGAATTCGCCGAGTTCTAAATTAACGTGTTCTTTATTAAGCTTAGTAAGTTCAGAGACACGAAGACCTGTTGAGTAGAGTAATTCTAAGATAGCGCGGTCGCGGAGTCCGGCTGGTTTGGATAAGTCTGGTTGGGCAAATAATCTCTCAAGTTCATCTTGGCTTAAGAAGGTAACTTCTTTTCTAGTGGAATGGGCTAGCTCAATCTTATCTGGAGCAAGAGCTTCGATATCGACTTTGGCGCAGTATTTTAAGAGATGTCGCAGAGCAATTAGGTGATAATTTCTTGTAGCGACGCTTAAGTCGCCACCATCTGGGGTTTCTAGTCTGTTTAGCCAAAGTCGATATTTTCGTACAGTATTTGCGGTAAGTTTATTTATAGGCTCATCTCCCCAAAATTCGACTAATCGATTTAGGTATAAGTGATAGTTTCTAATAGTGTACTGAGAGCGGTTTTGTTCAATTTCTAAATACTCTAAAAAGTCGACTATTAGTTCACTAAGATATGGAGATTTATTTTGCGACATTAGTTTCAGTATACACCCATGACCTATGTCGTCGTCCTCATGTTTTGCTTTGTGGTGAGTCTCGATAGAGCAGAGATGTTGCTTAAGCTTAACTAGCCTCTGCTCAGACAATTTTTTTGATGGCGGCTTAAGGTTTGTTGCGATGAAATTAGAGAATGGTAAAATTAGGGGAATGAATGCGATAACAGTTTTGCAGGCGATTATTTTGGGTGGAGTTCAGGGCGCTACTGAGTTCCTGCCTGTGAGTAGTTCTGGGCATTTAGTTCTAGTGGCCGATTTTTTAAATATTCCGAGTACTTTTACATCTGAGACTTTACTTAACTTCGGGACTATTTTGGTCATCTTAATCTTTTTTAGAAAGCAGATCTGGAAGATTATCTCGGATCTTTTCGATAAGGCCTTAAGCTTAAATCAGAAGAGGGATGTGCTTTTAAAACTTTTTGTTGGAGTGGCTCCAGCAGTAATTATAGGGATAGTATTTGGTGATTTTATCGAGCGCAATCTCCATGGGCCAATAACTGTAACAATAATGCTTTTAACGGTTGGGATGTTGATGGTTTTTACTAAGTCTAATCATGTTACAAGAGAGAACTTGAACACAAATATTGTTCAAGAGGTTAGTTTTAAGCAAGCTTTAATTGTAGGTTTAGTGCAGCCTTTTGCTTTGATTTCTGGGACATCAAGATCTGGCATTACGATCCTTGTAGGAATAATGACGGGCATGAAGGTGGAGGTCGCGGCTGCGTTTAGTTTTTTGATTGGGCTTCCTGTAATTCTTGGCGCGACACTTAAGCTTAGTGTGAGCTCAGAAGGACGGGATTTTGTAGCCAATCATTTTAGTCAGTTTGTAGCTGGTAACTTAGCGAGCTTTTTGATTGGTTTAGGGGCAGTTTATTTGTTAATGGATGTTGTTAAAAAGAGAGGCTTGAGGCCTTTTGGTGCCTATAGAGTCATGCTAGGTCTAGCTGTTATTGTGTTTGTTTTGCTATAGTTATCTTTATTGGAGACTGAAATAGCCCAAAATAAAAATTTAAATTACTCCTACGCCGCTATAAACTATGGAGGAGAAGAAAGAGAGAAAGTTATGATTGAGAGAACTTTAGTTATTTTAAAACCTGATGCAGTTTCGAGAGGTCTAATGGGAGAGATTGTTTCTCGTTTTGAGAGAGTGGGCTTAAAGATTGTGGGGGCTAAACTTATCAAGGCTAGTGAGGATCTTGCAAACAAGCATTATCCTAGAGATAGAGAAGAGTTTATCTTGGGAATGGCCCAGAAAACAGTTGATAACTACAAGGCTCAGGGCAAAGACCTTATGGAAGATCTTGGAACAGAAGATCTTAAAGAGATTGGGCTAATGATTCAGGGCTGGTTGGTTGATAACTTAACTTCTGGACCAGTATTTGCGTTTGTTATTGAAGGTCCTCATGCAATAGAAGTTGTAAGGAAACTCATAGGTTCAACTCTTCCGCTTAATGCTGCTCCGGGCACTATTCGTGGTGATTTCTCTTTTGATTCTTCTGCTCTTGGGAATGAGGGCAAGAGACCTATTAGAAATCTAGTACATGCTTCTGGTGAAAAAGACGAGGCTGAGTTTGAAGTTAACCTTTGGTTCAGCGAAGAAGAGATTTATGAGTATGAGACAGTTCATCAGCGTATGATGATTCTCTAGGTTTAATTATTTGGTATAATCTTCCTTAAGTTTAGCCCCGGTAGCTCAATGGATAGAGCAATTCCGTCCTAAGGAAGAGGTTGTAAGTTCGACTCTTACCCGGGGCACCATTAATAATAGATTTTATGATTGATACTTTAAATTTTCTAACTGAGTCTGATGTCCGTGAAATAATGACAGATCATTACTTGCCGATATATGTGGTTTCTAAAAGTAAACTAAAAGAATCTGCTCAGACTTTTCTTACTTCAGCGAAGAGACTCCCATATGGTGGAGAGGTTAAGTATGCTTTAAAAGCAAATCCTCACCCAGAGGTTATCAAGACTCTATGTAGTGAAGGAATTGGTATTGATGCGAGTAGTTACTACGAAGTAAAGCTTGCACTTGAAAATGGAGTTAATGGCAAAGACATATCTCTAACATCTCAGGAGCTCCCACCATCCGATAAGGAGTTTAGAGAAATTATTGAAGAAGGTGTGAGATTCAATGCGACTAGCTTACATCAATTAGATAAATACTTAGAGTTATTCCCAGGCAAAGATGTTGGAGTAAGAATTAATCCTGGAGTAGGAAGTGGCTACAACAAGCGTCTTACTACCGGTGGAGTATCAGCTAGCTTTGGTATTTGGTATGAGTATATTCCTGAAGTTTTAAATAAAGCAAAAGAGGCAGGTACAAAAATTACTACTTTGCATACTCACATAGGTACGGGCACGGATCCAATGGAGTGGGTTTCTGCTCTAGAAACTACTCTAGACCTAGCCGAGAAGTTACCTGATGTGACCTTTGTTTCTATTGGAGGTGGTTTCAAGGCAGCTTATATGCACGGTCAACATGATGCAGATATGATCAAGATTGCTGAGGTTTTGTCTGATAAATTAGTTAAGTTTAATCAAGACTATAATAGAGAACTTAAACTCGAGATTGAACCGGGAAGACTAATGGTAGTTCATGCGGTCTCTTTAGTTTCAAAAATCATTGATAAAACCGATACAGGAAGTGA
This window harbors:
- a CDS encoding undecaprenyl-diphosphate phosphatase, which encodes MKLENGKIRGMNAITVLQAIILGGVQGATEFLPVSSSGHLVLVADFLNIPSTFTSETLLNFGTILVILIFFRKQIWKIISDLFDKALSLNQKRDVLLKLFVGVAPAVIIGIVFGDFIERNLHGPITVTIMLLTVGMLMVFTKSNHVTRENLNTNIVQEVSFKQALIVGLVQPFALISGTSRSGITILVGIMTGMKVEVAAAFSFLIGLPVILGATLKLSVSSEGRDFVANHFSQFVAGNLASFLIGLGAVYLLMDVVKKRGLRPFGAYRVMLGLAVIVFVLL
- a CDS encoding tyrosine-type recombinase/integrase, producing MSQNKSPYLSELIVDFLEYLEIEQNRSQYTIRNYHLYLNRLVEFWGDEPINKLTANTVRKYRLWLNRLETPDGGDLSVATRNYHLIALRHLLKYCAKVDIEALAPDKIELAHSTRKEVTFLSQDELERLFAQPDLSKPAGLRDRAILELLYSTGLRVSELTKLNKEHVNLELGEFTVRGKRQKDRPVFVTDSAKQTVEEYLATRTDNSPPLFTRLSGIKKVDTSGDLLRLTPRSIQRMIQKYALSAGITKKVTPHTLRHSFATSLLMNGADLRSVQSLLGHSNIATTQVYTHITDPHLKSVHKKFHSGNKHEPTKETHTSSDN
- a CDS encoding nucleoside-diphosphate kinase (catalyzes the formation of nucleoside triphosphate from ATP and nucleoside diphosphate), translated to MIERTLVILKPDAVSRGLMGEIVSRFERVGLKIVGAKLIKASEDLANKHYPRDREEFILGMAQKTVDNYKAQGKDLMEDLGTEDLKEIGLMIQGWLVDNLTSGPVFAFVIEGPHAIEVVRKLIGSTLPLNAAPGTIRGDFSFDSSALGNEGKRPIRNLVHASGEKDEAEFEVNLWFSEEEIYEYETVHQRMMIL
- a CDS encoding diaminopimelate decarboxylase — translated: MIDTLNFLTESDVREIMTDHYLPIYVVSKSKLKESAQTFLTSAKRLPYGGEVKYALKANPHPEVIKTLCSEGIGIDASSYYEVKLALENGVNGKDISLTSQELPPSDKEFREIIEEGVRFNATSLHQLDKYLELFPGKDVGVRINPGVGSGYNKRLTTGGVSASFGIWYEYIPEVLNKAKEAGTKITTLHTHIGTGTDPMEWVSALETTLDLAEKLPDVTFVSIGGGFKAAYMHGQHDADMIKIAEVLSDKLVKFNQDYNRELKLEIEPGRLMVVHAVSLVSKIIDKTDTGSDGYNFIRVNTGMTEILRPAMYGAQHKLITVSANGNKKLGGIKEFVVAGHCCESSDCLTMAPGNPEEIEPRELEDPEIGDYLVVEEAGAYCYGFSTVGYNSFPQAEVVFVE